The sequence agtcatgactaccatatatggattgagtggcttcttccggtgatgaTTCGAGGCTACTTACCTGATAATGTATGGCTCGTGCTAGCAGAGTTGAGCAATTTTTTCCGtcagctttgtgctaaggagttatctcgggCTGTTATTGCGGACATGGAAAAAATGGCTCCCGTGTTGCTCTGtaagttggagaagatctttccacCAGCCTTCTTCAATCCAATGCAGCATTTGCTTCTGCATCTGCCTTATGAGGCAAGAATGGGAGGGCCTGTGCAGTTCCGTTGGTGCTATCCAGTTGAAAGATGCCAGAAGGTTCTTCGAACGAAATGTAAGAATAAATGCAAAAATTGAGGCTTCGATTGCTGAGGCATACATTTtggaggaggtgtcaaacttcacgATTAAATACTATGGTGAGAAGCTTCCCAACGTGCATAATCCACCTCCTCGTTTCAATGCTGGCGATAATGAATCGAGTCTCAGTATTTTCCGAgggcaacttggaagtgcaagtgatgcGAGGTACAAGACCCTGAACCATGAAGAGTGGTGTCGTATCATGCTTTATTTGTTGACCAACCTTTCTGAGGTGGAGCCGTACATAGGGTAAGTTCTCATTTAACGTGTTCACGATATTCCACGATTTAGCATCTCATTTAACATCTTCTTGCGTTTGCACTAAGCAGCATCCAACCCCTTGATCATATTTCACACAGGCAATTTGTTCGTCAATTCTGGCGTCGCTCAAGGTCGCCGACCCAGAACGAATCGGAGTCTCTTCTAAAAAATGGCGCCGGAAATTCTCAGCCCGATTTCATTTATTAGTTGCAACAAAAGGTAAACTCCGGTTCACAGGAACTACGAGGCGCATGTTCAGGCCGTAATTACCTACTGCGCCGATGTGGAAAAAAGGAAGGTCGGCAAGGACGTAGCAAGAAATATGTTTCTCACGCGGGAACAATACTTGAGGGTAAATGACGAAATCactaatttcttttgaatttcaTTTTCGGAAATGTCATCCACTTTGCTTCATTACGTGTAGGTGCCTCCGAACTGGTGTGCTGGCAAGGGCGCGTGCTGGGAaatgatggtggacatgtggctTAGCGAGGAGTGGATTCAGCGGCACAACTTATGCCGGGAGCGCCGCTTGTTGATGCAAGGTGCGCCACACCATCAAGGCAGCCGAGGCCTTCCCGAGTACAGGGATGCTTGGGTAAGTCATTACACTTTTTGGTATTTTCAAACTCTAAATTTTGCATTCTCACTAATCATTGTATTTTTTCGCTTTGCTTGCAGTCGGGGTCACATGAAAACCAGGAATGCAACGACTTCCAGACATACTGTATGGCGCACAAGGGCAGGGCGACGTCCGACGTCTCCTACAACCCGGCGGATCCACCCGAGGCGTACAGCAACCCGAGCGTCCACACGCGCATCACTGAGTACACGGAGATGGGAAAGGCACTCCATGGGGAACACATGGGATCTGGCCACCCAGCCCCTTTCTagagaagccatcatgagggcaggaggagggaagaagcacgGCCGTTACTGGATCGCCAACAGCCTTGTCGACACAGCCAGTACGCCGACTCTCTCCTAGCTTCGGGCACGGACCACCGACTCGACTCCGCCAATACACCCACGGCCTGAGACATCAGTGGCCAGCGTGCGTGCAATCCAGGTTATTTCTGCTCTATTTGTCGTTCGTTGCTTTTAGTTATATTTTGTTCGCATTGTAACATTTGGGTGAAATCTTATAGGCCCTGATGGACGAAGAGACGAAGAGGCGGGAGGAGATCGAGGagaggctggaggaggagcggacgctAAGGCAGGAGCAAGAGCGTAGGTGGCAGGAAGAGCGGATGCAGGAGCGGCAGAGGATGGAGCAGGCGCTTCTTGCTGAGAGACAGGCCGCGCAACAACAGATGCAGACCATGTTCTCATATCTCCAAGGCCTTGGCGCGACTAATCAACTATCAACCGCCGCCAATGATGCcctggcctccaccaccgctgccaCCGCTAGGCATTCCGTCTATCTTTCCTCCATCTGGCGCTACAGGCACTCCTGTGAGTATGATATATAGATTTACTTTGCTTGCACATATATATTCAAATTTTGAGATACTTTATGTCAATATATCATGTGCTATATCTGAAAGAACATCTAGACTCACTTAGGAGGCACCATGACTGATCTTTCAGCCACACATTGTATATTAGTGGAAGTTTAGAACGATCGTACATGATGGACAAGTAGTGAGTAGTGACAGGTTTCAGGTGTTCTTGCGTATTTGCCCAATTCTGAATTATTGTATTTTGTGCAAATAATAGAAACACATTAAATACGAATCTGCAGTATTTGTGCTTTAGTGCTCGAGTTTTAGTTGTAGTATAATctaagtactccttttattttttccttcttttatcaaGCTAATACTGGTTCAGATGCATTGCAAATAATACTTGTGTTTGATGCAATATATACAGCCTCAGATAGTGGCTCTATGCATCACCATGCCAAaagttaaaatatattttttttgcagaatcaatcgATTGGAGGGTCAAATGAGCCTCCGGACGAGCATTCACCGGCACGTGCAGCGTCGTAGTGGCCACATAGCTGATTTAGAGTTGTTTATGATATTTGTTCTACGGGCTTGTTGTTGTTGGACTagacttgtttaattagttggacttgtgcttgttgAACGTTACACTTATGGCATCGATGTTGGACTTATGCTATTTGTGATATTCATGCGACACAGCGTGAGATATTTGCGTTATTATGTGATGGATGTGCCATATATATATTGTAACGCTTGTCTGGAATGtatatatgttttttttgtgatgatgaatgtggttaatacataaaaaacagaaaaaatacaaaaaaacagcaagctttgccgagtgtttttaccctgacactcggcaaagcaaccATTTTTCTATTTCCTGGAAAAcgtatttgccgagtgtaattaccttggcactcggcgaagtttcaaACTTCGCCAAGTGCCAGAcgcctgacactcggcaaagacccaAACTTCGCCAAGTGCCAGAcgcctgacactcggcaaagatccaaacttcgccgagtgcggccagcttggcactcggcgaagtttgaatctttgccgagtgccgagcatctggcactcggcaaagttttcgACCCGTCCCGTTCGCCAGTTCACCTGTCCGTCCGTCCCGTTTCAACTTTTTGCCGAGTGCggcatggcacacggcaaaggtttgccgagtgcccgagaaaaggcactcggcaaagccggctTCGCCGGTAGAAGAAAGGCCGTGTGCGCTTCGCCGAGTGCTACACTCGGCCAACAATTTGCCGAGTATTTTTCGGCCTTTGCCTAGTGTctgtgacactcggcaaagtacgCGAGTCCGGTAGTGTAATGTGCTTGCTTGGCCTGCCGGAACTGATGTGGTTCCTACGGTTCACCCCAAACTGTGTGCATCATGAAGCTGTACGTGGTTCATTTGCCTCTCCTTGCTTGAGCCTGAGATTACAAGCGGGAGAACAAAAAATGAGTTTTGTGAGTTTTGCTACGGTGTTTGCTAGGCCTGCCGGAACAGATGtggttggttggttgctgcTTGACCCCGAACAATGCAAGCGGGAGAACAAATATCTATCCTGCTGGTATTGCTTATCATGTTCACCCAATAATCCACACGCGTCCTGAACTCCTGATCATTACGCTTAGCCATTCTCCGTTTTCAGATACCGCGACCCCTGACGCATGAACCATCAGGTTGGGTATACAGCCATCAGCTTGTAAGCATACCGGAATTGCCAAATAAAACATCTATCTAGGCTACTTTTAGTGCTCATGCTAATTTCATGTAGGAAAACAGATAAATCGTAGAAATTTTCCCGAAAAAATAGATATATACATAATGTCATTAATAAAGTAGACTCTAATTATCAAAAGTAATAATAACCGTAGAAGTGCACCACTTTCCATTCGATGTGtctctacttttttttcttataaCTAACATTCTACCAAAATAATTTCAACGTGATTGATGCAGCTAGATCATATAATATAATGCTCTCATCGGTCACCAATGGTTACATGAAAATGGGGTTGTGCCATCTACCCTACATCAATGTATTAAATACAAAGATGCTTCGGGGGATATAGTAAGGATCTTCGCTGATAAAAAGCCATTCACAGTGGCAGAATCCTTCTATGCAGATGCAAAACTTTATTTTGAGCCTGTTGATAAGGTCTCAACACCAAAGACGATGTCAATGCTAGAACCAGATTCCCCAAGCAAAGAGCGTGGGGAGTCTTCATCGAAAAAGAAAGTATATCAATATACTACAAGAAATTATTTAATCTATGACGAAACAAATTCATCACAAATTGCTGAAAAAATGTCACAAAACAGCATCTATGACGATTTTGTGATGATTTCGAATAACGTCTTGGATTGAGCGTCACAAATTAAATCGAGTGACGTTTTTTCCGTAATCGTCACAGATTGGCACAATCT comes from Panicum virgatum strain AP13 chromosome 4K, P.virgatum_v5, whole genome shotgun sequence and encodes:
- the LOC120705097 gene encoding uncharacterized protein LOC120705097, whose amino-acid sequence is MFLTREQYLRVPPNWCAGKGACWEMMVDMWLSEEWIQRHNLCRERRLLMQGAPHHQGSRGLPEYRDAWSGSHENQECNDFQTYCMAHKGRATSDVSYNPADPPEAYSNPSVHTRITEYTEMGKALHGEHMGSGHPAPF